CCCCAACCAGCTTTTTCATCTCCTCCAGAGAGCTAGACAACATGAGGATATAGTTACGGGCCAGCAGCAGGGTGGAGATCTTTGAGAGCTTGCGGACAGAGGGCCCCTGAGCGTAGGGCATGACCTCTCTCAGGCCGTCTAATGCCTGGTTCAGGTCAtgcatcctcttcctctctctgccatTCACCTTCAGCCTAAGGTCCTGCACGTCGTCACCCTCTTTGAGGTCAGCCCGGGTCTTGCTCTTGCCTCCCCCAGCACAGTGGTCAGCCCTGCCCTGGCCGGCAGCCCTGGCTGCCCCCTCCTCCTGGCAGTAGGCCTGAAACATCTTGTTCGAGAAGAAGCTACCCATGGAGTCGTCCACCACCAGGTCTGGAGATGAGGAGCGGCTGGAGTTGGAGCCAGCATCAGAATCCATCTCAGCCGTTgaataagtaaaaaaaataaacgttATACACGAAAGTAGAAAAGACAACTAAATCCCCAAAGCAGCTGAGGTTAGAGCCAAAGCCTTTGGTGAAAAGTTCTTGAAAAATGTTTCACTCTTTTTTTCCCCCACCGCTCGCTGAGGggcaatgctctctctctcgtactTCTGTCAGAGCTCAGTAGATAGCTAGATACAGTAGACGAAGGCAGGAGATGTGCTATGTCTGGTCCTCGTCAGCGGTCTGTCCTCCTGCAGCTCTACAGGGGTGCATTTATACCCCCATCCCAACAAAGGAACAATGAGACGCATAATGAAACATTTAGACTCGCAGCCAATTGCAGAAGGGACACACTTTCACTCCTCAGAGCCCACCCTTACCACCCCACCTCGCTACACCCACGTTTAACTCCCCATAATCACCACACATTAACTAGAGCAGGCCTGGGTTCACACATATGTGTTAAGACATACAAAACACTGTTTAGTTAACACAAGACACCTCACAGTTCATCAGTGAAGATTCACATGTACATGTGAAGATATAAAGGACAGAGTCCTTTTCACCAACGGTCTAAATTTGCAAGTATGTAAAGACATTAACCATAATGGTTATGGTGTGATAAACAATGTGcaaaatgaaatgtaaaaaaattctCCCAGTGTCAGGGGGACATTCACCAAAGTAATGAATAATATAGCAATCATTTCAATACATGTGCTGCCAGTGCTGGAAATTGATCACAGTGATGGACATCCTGTATATGTCATGTTTTATCTGTTGCATTTCATTTGGAGGGAAATGTAACCCAATATTTAAAATAATACCTCAATCTTAATAAGAACAGAAAAATCAGTTCAGTAATAATAAATATTTGGTACCTCCTTGAGAATAGTGATCTTGACATTGACATATTTAATACACTTTGATATGGAACCCTGTATgtggggcaatcagcagttgctacaacCATTTTTGTACTTATAAATTAATCATATGCACAaatcagtggcggtcggtgccgtttaagatgagggaggataattatttattttatgagCATATTggagcatattggatgactgtcattcatattcaattCACcaagctcaatgtaacattgataggtttaggctactacatgatacttgtcacgacttcaaccgaggcaggctctccttcccgttcgggtggcgttcggcggtcgtcgtcaccagcctactagctgccactgactctttttcctcccccctccttatgtgtttatttgttacacctgtgttcagttaagtgggtaattagtatggctttatttgtcagccagcccgtaggcgtctttgtgcgggattgttactttgtataccttttggatttcgggagtggagattatatttgtggactgggactgttgctcgtgtcgttggaccgtagtgtatgttcacccagttcgtccgtgttggacatttgtgtTGGACTGTTGGGGATTAAAAGACTCAatttattgaagctctgctgtctcctgcgtttgacttcgcacccccccgacacccaggtcatTACAATACTCTAATTTTTCCCACactcatcatgaggttgctacaacttagcctatgaatgaatgtttacaatgtaggtgcacaggtcgatagaaatttgagtaatcacggtgacagacagtgacacattcaatcccgccttgcacaatcttgcctgcacctagctgatctagggtgtaataattttctattggacaaattcaggtatgtttattccCATTTCATCCATTTAAGAAACCTTTTTCAACAGAATGAACACACCCCTGATCGCATACAAAGTGAATCGCATCgacgcactctcctcctctcaccttttcccttcgcttgtggacttcagtgtacaacacatcagctgtctgtgaccaggcaaaaaaaaactttccaaaccAAACCTATCATATCCGCCAACCGCTACACAcggcctacatcgttgtcaccatattaacatcatagtcaacatagctactaaaaCTAACGCGTTTGTAAACCTGCTACaaccatgcagtacagtgtacagtcagcagcaagcagtttagcagttacactggcaggccccggtggcaataaatgaataaaaccaaaagcttaccttgataaggaagagttccagtgttggatagccatagccagctagctaacatagcatccctctctgtttgagcctggTGTTTGAGTAGGTTAAACTAGCTAAGTAAgttaacgttttttttttaaatacaacaaaatatagctatctctctctctctctctctctctctctctctctttctctctcttctccttcatttctgaataaattaatttgttcaaaactgttcaactattgtctttctctctctttgagtcaactactcacaataatgtatgcactgcagtgctagctagctgtagcttatgttttcagtactagattaattctctgatcctttgattgggtggacaacatgtcagttcaagctgcaagagctctgataggttggaggacatcgtCTGGaaattgtcataattactgtgtaagtctatggaagggggtaagAATCGTGAGccttctaggttttgtattgaagtcaatgtgcccagaggaggacggaaactagcggTCCTCCCTCTACACCACGGTGCTACcccacagagtgctgttgaggctactgtagacattaattgaaa
This Salvelinus fontinalis isolate EN_2023a chromosome 16, ASM2944872v1, whole genome shotgun sequence DNA region includes the following protein-coding sequences:
- the LOC129813422 gene encoding oligodendrocyte transcription factor 3-like; the protein is MDSDAGSNSSRSSSPDLVVDDSMGSFFSNKMFQAYCQEEGAARAAGQGRADHCAGGGKSKTRADLKEGDDVQDLRLKVNGRERKRMHDLNQALDGLREVMPYAQGPSVRKLSKISTLLLARNYILMLSSSLEEMKKLVGDVYGGSGAQSRTSHPRITLPAPTAHLPLHPLAQNLHSLVGSTASALHHPSPPSAPAPHSPPSASYMGFHHAPVQSLLKDPLHLASSYRHFPGMPCPCSLCQPLPTTTSTLHSFSMGK